Below is a genomic region from Scomber scombrus chromosome 3, fScoSco1.1, whole genome shotgun sequence.
ACTGTCTTTTACAAGTACTATCCATTATTAAACTATCTATCCAATACTCTTGGATATAGTTGCactttgtattgtattattatgaGTGAGTGATAAATAAACACTCTTTAATCTTAAATCCTTTCTCCACTGGGAAACATACTGTGtagtcatcatttattttattaaaggcTCCAGAATATAAGGGATATTGTTCATTATACTACTGTTATTAAGGGCTTGTGTGTTTATACGTCAACGGGACGAGTTGGCAGTTGGCACAGTATCTGCGCGCGGATTATAGTGGGCCGGTCTGGACCAAAAAGTCCAGGGCCGAATTTTTGTCCCAGTCCAGGCCTGCAACAAGGTCATCATATTTAAGAGTCTTTATGAGCTGTGTTTGACTTTCAGCcatctgattattattataacaacacTTATCTTAACCTGAGACATAGACGCACTGACCTTGTAACTCGATAGTCtgactgtactgtaaatgtgactCAATTGTTGACAGTTGTTGATTTGCAGTCGCTATAAATAAGACTAAAACAAAAAGTGCATTAGTCTGAAAGTGCATTATATACTAAtgctttttaaagtgaaattatACTTACCAGTGCACAGATGGGCTGTCTGTCGCTGTAAGTGTAGTCGTGGATGATGGAAAGGTctagaaagagggagagaagagagtggTACAGTCTCAAGCCGCTCTGTCTGCAGCGCGCAGGTCCAGGCGGTGCTAAATGACACGTAGCGGGTTGCCAGGTTGGTAGTTTATCCTCCAGTATGTGTGAGAAGTGcgcagatatatatatatatatactgataATTTTGTAAAAGTACCAACATAGTCATGTTCTACACTTCATGACATTTTCTACAGAAAACACCTTTATGTACTTTATGATTGTGTAATGTGGTACTCAAATGAACACTGAGACAGAGTTTTCTTTATGTCAttatccctcctgttcataatcaatcaatcatcaaattttatttgtatagcacttttcataaattgcaatgtaacacaaagtgctttacataatcaaaaccaacaaacaagaataaatcatTAAACATGGGAACTTAATGAATTTGAAAACAGGAACTCACGAAACGCGATCATAACTATCaagaatctgcaatgaggaaacatcAGAGTtaggattaaaatgtaaaaataaatacataaaaaaataaaaaattaaatacaatgaaGAGCTAATataagagtaaaagtaaagaagtaaaacGGACATAAAAGGTGGGTTATGCAGGACCTTAAAAAAGTTGTActcaatatgtttttgtgtgtttaaaaaaaaagtcatgctatgaataataaattgcaaaaaattCCCAGtatatcaaatatgatacataacaaaactcatagatgcaaagtgttatttaattaatcattttaaaattacttGTCAGAGGGTCCAAtgaattttctggcaattattaGATGATTCAGGTTTTACAgcgttaacacacacacaggataaaTTGATTGCATGTGTCTGCAGCAGCTTTATGAAAACGCGTCTTTTCTGTGCAGACCTGGCGCCCCTGCCTGCAGACCGCTCACATTCAACAATCATGGCGGATGAAGTTGAGCAGGTTGGTGCATCTGCGTTCATTTATGCACTTATTCTCTATCATAACATGCTCAATATGTCCCGTAAAGAAGAATAACAATCAGTTTTACTCGTGCACACATATAACCGAGCTTACTGTGTCGCTTTGTTGGTTTTATCTCTGTTAATAGTGTGACAGGCCTAGCTGAATTAGCCTTTTAGCTCCCTGGTGCGTTAAAATGAACGTGTTTGAATGGCGGTGCTGTTAAACAGAGCTGTACTAagataatgtaaataatatggAAACTATTGCATATAAGAAAGCATTAAGCTGTGAGTGTAGCTTTAAATAATAACTGGAAACTCATGAGATAAGTtgagttagtttagtttaaagtAGTGAATGAACCTCACATGTAAATGCACATAGATAAGATGTAAATGAAGACTTTTTCTGCTTATTCTTGCTCACTTTGCTCCATATATTCAGTTAATTTTGAGAAACTGAGGTGAATTTAAGCTGCATGGTGTTtagttttctattttaattccCAGTTTAAAGGATAAACTCTATTTTCTGATCCACAACAAAGATAGTAGTAAGGATTGTCATGTGCTTTGAACCGAAATTTAAGATTGTGTTTTTCAGGTCTATCTTTTTGTCCATATAAACAATACTGGCTATTTTAATCTGAtataccttttttatttttttattcataactaattataattgtttaaattcccaatgaagtttactgtttattttacacaataaagcTTCTAGGTAAATTGTAAACTATCAAagccttcattacatatctttgttgcaagtgtttgataaccacattttaaGGGAACATTGcaagaaaatacagtttgtttattttctgtacatgtatttattattggccaatatatcaataccagaatttttttactccctaatatcggtatcagcatcGGCCCAAAAAAAAGGCATCATTGGTCAGGTTTTAAAACTCAGTGCATTTGTATTCTtcttataaaaaaaagcaaggaCATTCGAGGCTATGTGGATTAGGAAATGGAGATATAACTTGTAAAATTGATCCAAAAAAAGGTTCAATTGCTTCATAGATTTTGAGCATTTAGAGGATTCTTGAaaatctttttatatatataatagtgaTCTGGACAGAGATATGTGTTTCATGTTATGCCTCTCGctcctctctccccttgtttcctgtctgcatcTTGACTATAGACTGTTGTaaagttataaaaacaaaacacaaagcagctgTGCGGGCCGTTAAACAACCCTCTGTGCTCACTAGTGATTTATCCTACAGAAGAAAACTGATTATTGGCTCTATGGTGATGTTTTGGAAGCGGCAGTCCACTGaaatatcattcatttttatttattttaagatttatttagCAGGGACAGTAACACATCAATCAACATGTTAGCTCACACtgcaatgtaaatgtataaCCTCAGGTCTAACTAATGTCTTCTTTGTTGTGCCGCTGCAGCAACCGTCCACCAACACTGTCGAGGAGCCGCTCGATCTGATCAGACTCAGTCTAGACGAGAGGATCTACGTCAAGATGAGGAACGACAGAGAGCTCCGTGGCAGACTGCATGtaagcttcacacacacacacacacacacacacacacacacacacacacacagcatctgcTCACAATGAAAAACACCAGCTGTGACTCTATGTATCTTTAGAGTAGTAGATGTGTTTTTCTACTTCTATTTGTTTTTAAGCTTTGGTGTATTACTCTCTAACTTCAGGCCTACGATCAGCATCTGAACATGATCCTGGGTGACGTGGAGGAGACGGTGACGACGGTGGAGATTGACGAGGAGACTTATGAAGAACTTTACAAGGTACAACGTGGatttcttccctttcctctcaCAGCCTCATTTCTTCTCACTGAATGTGGCTCCTAAACAAGTCTGAAACCTGCAGAGCTctttaacacaaataaatacaaataaagtcatTGTTTCAAAAGAGCAGGAAAAATTAAATTCATCTATAGAACAGTTAGCAGTGAAAATCGCTTTGGAAGATATttatgactgaaaaaaagaagataacagcttcttttttttctccaacttgCTTCATGTTGTGTTGACCTTGATATTTTCTGCTATCTGAAGTATTTTGGAGAGAGAACAAGCAGCCCAGTCACAGTTTGTACCCATGATGCAGCTGTGATTCCCACAGAAGAGACTGTGGTGGTTGGACTTCAGTCTGACCTTCTAGGAGGGGTCCGGaggaacattttaaagtcaaatgcatctctgagagcaaaattaagaggttatatctatttaaaaaaattgtacaATAAACAATTTACAGCTTTAGTACtttaactactggttgtataggtatgaatggtgatgacacacTGACAAAGCatgggaaatacattttactagttcataaatgttccaaacaaaacCATCAAAAAAGGACTAAAGTCcgtatttcagctctgaaacaaagagagcagaagtgattatccaGTAGCTCTGGTTCAGGGTGAGATGCTTTACTGAACGTTTTAGAGAGTGTACAGAAATGAAACTGTGGtggcacaaattagaccatggtgggccgccacagtctatataattaatgggaaacgcTGCCGGATGTATAGTTACATTTCTGAGGAGGTGCACATCATTTACAGTGTAATCATAGCTTCAGAGTTCATGCATGTAGCCGCTGTAGCTTTGATGTAATCCTAAATCTTGCTCCAGTTTCTCAGACTGCAAACGGGGTcgtaaaatgtgaatatttgatcCATATTTGGAAAGCTGACTTCTTATTTTAAGCGTCAATCCCTGATTTGTTTGTTCACAGTCGACCAAGAGGAACATCCCCATGCTGTTCGTCAGAGGAGACGGCGTCGTCCTCGTGGCTCCGCCCCTCAGGGTGGGCTAACCCAACGGACCGCTTCCTGGCGCGTGAAGGAGCGTTTGTGACAGCAGGGACGTTTCTATAACTGTGAGGGAGAGGAGCGGTGCTGTCAGGACAGGCTAAAAGCAGAGGGAGGAAGATTAAAAACATCTTCAGCTCCCTCGGGTCACCTTCCTCTTACTTTTTACATTAATGACTCGAAGGTCAGGAAGCCTCACAATTTCTCAACTCCCTTTCGTGGGCCTGCAGGTGTTTCGTGTtttgagtaaataaaaaaagaaaagaagacttTTGTTTTGGATGAAGAGGgcctgcagcttttttttttaaatcttcatttGAGCAGTTATTGGATTGTTTTTTGGATTGTGGGTGATTTCAGGACACTGTTTTAAGGATATCTCTTTTCATTTTGCTCAGCACTGCATTTAATAAATCCCCACAGTTTTAGTTaagccagaaaaaaacaaaaaacctaaaaatgtaATCACCTCTAGAGGATTTAGTTGCCTCTTAATCTCAGTGTCTGTTTGTACCAGACCTCGCTACAAACGGCTCTCCATGGTtcagatttgtgtgtgtaaacttgTTTTGACCTGAACTGAGTGTGTTTAAGAAGTACCGCCAGAGGAAAAATGTCTGAAGTGAAACTTGTTGATTCAAAGCAAAAGTCTTTTAGTTTCTCTCCATGATCCCAAAACTCATGATCTGTGAATATTTGGCGAGTTATTAAAGTTTCTGTTGGAtgattatagttttttttcttttttttatatacatatttttgtagTGTTTATAAGTGAGTGTGGGATCATGTTATGCTCATTTGTCTCCATTTTATTTGgtaaactttaataaaaaaaaagaaaaaggtgtttTGAAAGATTTGTCTCGAGTTTTGTTTGAAAACGTTCCTGAATCATTATTAATACTTAAAATAAGTAATTCTGCTTGATGCATAATGCAAAAAAGACCCCAACCCCAATAACTGAATGTTTATcacagttttattaaaaaagtgaCAATTTTCTCTTCATGAAAACGTAATGTTTTAtactataataaaatgtaagttaatgtaaaattagtttttgcctAAATGTACTCGAAgtataaaaaaagttaaagtttaaaaaacaacttcagtgttgcaaaaacaaaaggaaaaaccaacatgaagTGTCTTAGTAAAGGGTCAGGCTAGAAAAGCTTCAATGCATCATGACATTTATCCGAAAGATATTCACTCATTGGGTGTTTTGATGTTGGTAGAGAGCGCTGTTTAACACATCACTCCAAAGTCTCACATATGTGTTCAGGTGGGTTGAAATCTGGTGACTGAATGCCATAGCAtgtgattcacatcattttcatactcataaAACCACAGTGACCCTATGaatggaagagaccactcccatcaggatagaaaatgtttaatcatagaataaaggtgatcactcagaacaactttggaTTGATTTGCAGTGAGTCTTTCCTCTAAAGCAGGGgtttcaaactcattttagtttaagggCAACATACAGCCatatttgatctcatgtgggccggaccaTTAAAATCCACTGCATAATATTGTATTTGATCCATTTATTTGCTGTCTCTTcgatttgtattatttttatttatttactaggGACTACGGATGCTAATTAGCAGCTTTTCTATAATCCGGCATGTTTACAGAGATGTTTAAATATCGATGTTCATCAATGTGCATTGTCCCTATccaaaaataaagtatttattattagtattattattattataacctataaataatacataatatatatcatatatattgtGACTTTTCTATAATAACATCTATTCAGACAACAGATGAACAGGCCTTCAGCTGCCTTAAGAAAGATTAGATAAGTCGTCCCAAACATCCAAAATGTTTGCAGACAGGCCTATCAGTTTGTGATTACCCTGGAAAGAGataatgataaaatgtgtccttaAAATATGAATCACGTTGCAAGGCCATTATCTCAAGTTTAACGTCCACAGGAACATCAGAAGACTTGACTGAGAATGGTGAGCATAATAATTCACAATATTGTGTTTCATAtggttcattttttaatgagtttgaaTTAATAGaagagtaaaaagtacaatgtaTCTCTCTGGAATGTAGTGAAGTTCAATTATGAAAGAGAAAGtgtagtaaaagtacctcaaaacctAATGGAATTAGAGTTACTTGAGTAAATTTACCAAGTACCATCTTCAACTAATCTGATTACTCCATCACTTGAACCGTTTAGTGTTTGGACACTGCTGTATTATATtgaaccactagatggcagcagaTATCTAATAAACCGTTACCCAGTGTCACGCTGTCCTAACAGGTGATGGTGAGGCTGATGGTTTCCACTCAGACTgacatttcactttttcattAAATTTGTTATCATTTCTCAGACTTGACGTCATTTTATCAAAGAACTTAATTAATGTGGGTGAAAATGCCTCCAATAAATGAGCTCAGACTTCAGGGTCCTTCTTAAAAAACAAGAGGAACCAAAGTGTGAGTGAACAGCTGTGCTGAGCTGATAAGACTTCTGTCAACAATCTAATAGTTTATTAATTGCAGGAAACTTTATTTGttgccaaaaacaacaaactgaatgaaGGACAGGTTTGGGTGGCTTACAGCAGATAGTTGGTTTAAACAGAGTTGCACATTACCCTCTGGTTACTAtccattcatttgttttcttaaattCATTGTGAAAATCTATCTTGTCATTTTTCAATAAGTTTAAATAATACACTTTTTATTgatgaattaaaatgtaaatatctgtttatttatttgtaatgatGATACAAATCCTGTTTCTAGACATGGATTAGAAAATGCCGAGTCAGCATCTCGTGAACTTTGTGCAGAGTCAGGTTGTTTATGTATGCATAGAAGACTAATTTGGCCATCTGACAAAACATGTCAATGTTAAAACCCAACCCCACCTACGCCTGAAAGCATTAAACAATCTCCAAAGAGTACAGTTTGTCCTTTTGTAATTTTAGCAGTTAAACATGTGTGGTATGTTTAGAAACATCTTCTGTACAGGACATAATAGTACACACTGTCCTGGAGTAAGTGAGTCAGGAGCGTCTCTGTGCCTCCCGGAGtctttttcaagtctgtcttagaacaacagtcaggagcccaaattaacattgaaataggtttttttttatcatatgtattcctcctgctcatactgaccatcagaagatcccttcataatgcacttacaatgtaatcGATGGgggggcaaaatccacagtcctccttctgtggaaacttGTAAGGTTCATGTGAAGCTAATGAAGCTTCAAGCCGAccaaatcagtcaaatcaagtagatatctttcaactttgcagtctttttagtaccaaagtccctctttttgttattatacgtccaccacagctcaacagcaaaacacaaagagggaatttgatactaaaaagactgtaaatgtggcagatatccacctgatatgactaactcagactgtcgaagcctcatataagcttcacatcaacttttaaatgactgtgtgaacaTACTGTGGTGATTTTGGTCcctatcacttacattaaaaacaaaagaaagtggaTCTTTAATTACCAGTTGAACAGGAGGAGTGTTTATAGCAagtaaaacctctttcagtgttcacaTGGAcatctgattgttgttttaagacagacttgaaaaactgtgaacccgtcctttaagGTGTGTTTCCATTTAACCTCACTGCCAACTTTTTTCTGCTGGCAGCAGGACAAATAACACACAGGATcttgaaatgaaaccatttcTGTGCAGGTGCTCAGTATCACAACTGTTACTTTAAAGTGTCAGAGCACCAAAACTGCAGCAAAAACCCATCTCACTTCTCTGTAACGGTTTCTAGCCATGCAGGtggtttcagttttatttgtccagtttgagatatacagtatgtctctgATGTTTCTGCCATGGATTTTAATTGGTTGGTTCTCTGCTCACATCtttgaaaaaatgacattttaaaaagtctcttTCCAGGAGCAGCCAGATAATCCACAGGttgttctgtttttactctGAACATCCAAAGAAAACCCTTCTTGGCGAGGTCTGAATCATTAATGTGCTCAACAGCATAAATTAAATTGCTGTAATTGCACATTTCTGATGATTTTATGGGaatataaaacatcatcaacatcatcatggaACAAGAAGCTTTAATTGAACTGCAGGCAGCATGGCAGAGTGTCTCTTTTCCAGCAGACAGATGCCAGGGTCACATGGAAATCTTTacttctacttcctgtttttatatatttttttattcttgtgttTCCAGCCGTGGCGTTGGTATAAAAATAAGCTCTTACCTCGAGGATGTTCTTTACTGggaatatgaaatgttttgttgatgCCAGCTCTACTCGTCTGCGTACCGCCTGTCTCGCCACATCACCACATCATCGCCCATTATCGCAGTACAAAGCTACCTCCAAGGGACCATTACTGTAATGCAACATCAAAACAAgcttaatgcattttaatgaggCGCTCAGCATCTTCTTGCCTctaaatgtttataaatgaggcctattggaGAAGTTATTAAACAGactaacaataaaataaaataaaaacaacaattcaagCTAAAGttccacttactagcttttctTGGAGCTTTTAACCATTTCTTCCTCATGGAGATGGATGCCAAGAGAGTTGGTATTTCACCTTTAGGCCTTATTAGGGCTTCTAGTCATTAGTGGCTTATAAGTGAAGCATCAAAGTTAATTTTTTACCTTAGAAACAACACAAGTTCTTactattttttttccaaagttttCAGCtgtatcacatttttaaaaataactaaatatgattaatattaatgctaaaaaaataaacatgacatatttaaaatagAGGGAATTATTTAATACAAGTCAAATAAGTTTATGTTAGTGATAACATTTtatgttaaattgttttttctgaTGAAGTGCAGCTTAACTTTCACATTttcctcataaaaaaaaacgtatttaaaaGGAAGAAGTTCAAAggtttcactttttctctcccccAGTAGATAAATTCTTGTTATTCTTGctgtgaggtcagaggtcaaaggttagGGTCAGCCACTGAGCAGGACTCCAGGCACTGATAGGAACCATGGATGTGTTAAAGGGAGCTGCTTATGATGTGGAAggcatttttttccccaatctGTAACATAGCAGAGAAAGTATTTCCACGTCCTGCTGACAGGTCACCAGTTACTATTTAAACCATGAAAATGTAATACGTGTAAAACTTTCTCAGAGTCTAGAAAAGCAAACTGTGAGAGGcgggggtggggtgggtgggagggaggggggggatgGGGTGTCATCTCAGTGTAAATTCTTTGGCGTGTACCGAGCATGTGGACTGAGAACCTTTTTGGTGTACTGGCTTTGTTTGCTCACTCTGATTTCTCACAGGGGGTTTCTTTTATTAGTCTTCCTGAAATGCTATAAAAGCCCCTAAGGgttttttctttccatgttATTAGGTAAGATATTACTCATAGTGAAGCACCttgtgagttttaaaaaaagatataagaCTTATATTATAGTAGCATTCAGTAACTACAGCGGCCAAACATAGTGGAGGGAGACTGTGGATGTAACAGAGCTTCATTATTTCATCGTCAGATATCACCAGCTTGTGAAGTTCAGTGGATTCCAGCTGACAGACAAGACGAACTGTCCGCAAACATTATGTCATCAAATTCTTCCCAGTGGtcaacaaataaatacttaatgACTTCATGCTTCACATGTATTTACACTTGTGTCAGATATATTTTCGGGGCTCTAATCACATTGCTCGGTATTCACACTCAGGCTAAAAATGTCTCTGATGTGGTTGAAGTTATTTAAATCTACCCCTGTCACTTTTCCCCCTTCAACACTGACACCTGGTCTCATTTTTTTGGATAAGAGAGGTGAGCTTGTGATTGGAAGGTTGTTTGGTTGTAAACCCtgaataaaatacacttttgatctgatattttagcaaaAATAAAGCTAAATACGAAGCTACTGTTAGTTGTATTTagccatatttttggggaagtATGAGtcgttttaaccctcctgttgtcctcgagtcaaggaaggaagggaggaagaaggaaggaaaggagggaggaaggaaagagggaaggaaggagggaagaagaaggaaggaaggaaggaatgaaggaaggaaaggaggaaggaaaggagggatgaaggaaggaagggaggaatgaaaggaggaaggaaaggagggaggaaggaaagagggaaggaaggaagggaggaagaagtaaggaaaggaatgaaggaaggaaaggagggggtgaggaataaaggaaggaaggaagggaggaagaaggaaggaaaggagggaggaaggaaggaggggaggaaggaaggaaggaaaaagggaaggaaggaagggaggaagaaggtaggaaaggaaggaaagaaaggagggggtgacgaagaaaggaaggaaggaagggaggaaggaaaggagggaggagggaaggagggaaggaaggaaaggaggaagaaaggaaaggaggaaaaaggaaggaaaggagggaggaaggaagggaggaagaaggaaggaaaggagggggtgaggaaggaaggaaggaatgaatgaaaggaggaaggaaggaaggaaaggagggatgaaggaaggaagggaggaagaaggaaggaaaggagggggtgaggaaggaaggaaggaaggaatgaaaggaggaaggaaggaaggaaaggagggaggaagggaggaagaaggaaggaaaggagggagggaggaaggacagatggaaggaagtaagggaggaaagaaggaacagtcaaaacagacggggtcaatttgacccgggaggacaacacgaaggttaaagtaaTGAGTGTATAGATGGACAGTGAAGTAATGGATTATGTTTTTATAGACTTGTGATTTAAGCTTTTTTAGAACGTCCACCATAAAACTGTTCATGTAGCATTACTTTTGCCTACTATTACATTTAGATATAACATGACTTCATAGCTATTAGCTTATCGTCTCCACTGAGAGTTGAACTCAGATTACTGAACTCAAAGTCCAGCaggctaaccattacaccacaGACCCTTCGCCCCTGGTCACATCCATTATTCACAACTCTGCCCCTTCATGAGCGTGGTATGCTCTCATCTGAACCTTGGACAGAAAATGAGTACAGTATCTGTACTTCCCCAAATTAGGATAATACAGCTGGGTCTGAAATGTTTAGAAGATGTCAAGTTGCCTTACAAGATGTATTTCCAAATATTTATATCAGTCAGGGGTGTGAGATGTGGTTAAAATAAGTAACAGTAAAGTTAGAGTAAACAGTGATGGTTTTAATCAATGATGCACAATATGCACTTATTTCTTGCAGTAGAAAGTAATGGAGGTTTTACATAGAAATAGAGCAAATTGAAAGTGTTTATCACAAGTATGTGGTGTGTTATGGCAATGGAAAACTAAGCAAAAACCACTACCCAGCAACTTGataattaattatgtttttagcATCGTTTACAGTGAAGGTGAGAAACTTGGTCTTTCCTAAGGGGTTCAAACCAACTCcctgtttttaattatgtgGTTTTGTGTACCTCaactgaacattttgtttttgaaggattgctcaccccccccccccccccccccgagccAAATTCACAATCAGACTCAAAAGTGAgaaggttccaccgagatttgaactcggatcactggattcaaagtccagagtgctaaccattacaccatggaacctgTGTCAATGCCCTTGTATGAGAGTGAAATGACCGTCATTGCCTGCCTCTTTAAGAGAAAGTGAATAAGTATATTTCCCAAATTGTCAAACTATTCCTCTAAAGATGATGGCACTGTGTTTGAAATGGTTAGAATCACTGGCAACTGGTCTTTTGGGGCAGGAGGGGCAGAGCCACACCCAATGTCACCAGAATTAACTGCAAATTAATgatgttattttcagttttcaaatTGTTATCTGCTATAACTTATTATCTATGCTGTTAAATTGTAATATGTCATGT
It encodes:
- the lsm3 gene encoding snRNA-associated Sm-like protein LSm3 — its product is MADEVEQQPSTNTVEEPLDLIRLSLDERIYVKMRNDRELRGRLHAYDQHLNMILGDVEETVTTVEIDEETYEELYKSTKRNIPMLFVRGDGVVLVAPPLRVG